GGCGGCAAACCTAAATCCTTACGAAGATAATCAGGTAATTCTCGTGTTTGCATTTCTATTTCTTTCAACTCAGCTGCTCTTTTACGTTTCTCATTTTTCGCTTTTATCTGGTTGATTAATAATAAAATCTTTTGATTAATCCAGTGTAGTAAAACCTGCATAAGCTCACCTCCTGTCTATTTAAACTTTATTCTGGCGTTAAAACAGGTTAAAAACGAACGTTATATTCTTACAGTAACAATTAGATAATCTTATGGAGGCCTAGCAATGAGTCACAGAGTTACGCACCTCAAAGCCAGCCATTACTTCTCAGTTGCAAGCCAGACCTTAAGCTACACCAAAGCTGCGGAGCAACTGAGTGTCTCTCAAGCAGCGGTCAGTCAACAAATTCGTTTGCTGGAAGAATATCTAGGCGTCTCTTTATTTTATCGAGTAGGACGAGAAATGCGCTTGACCGTGCATGGACAAGAGTTGGCTCGCCATCTAACGCAAGCCTTTGAACATGTAAGTAATGGCTTAGAAAGCGTTAAACTCGAACCTCTGGAAGGTACCTTAAGGGTTTCAGGTTTACAAAGCTTTGTGTCCTTATGTCTGATGCCTAAACTTTGGAGATTTTCTGATCTGTACCCAGGTGTGAATGTCAAACTCTTTTCTTCTGATGAAAGAGAGGACATCCATTCTGGAAAAGTGGATGTCATTATCGATAATCACATCAATACAGATGACAATGCTGATCAAGACTTGCTTGTATCATCTGAAGTAATTCCGGTTTTTTCTCCTGAGCTGGCCGCGAGAATCAAGGTAAAACAACCAACCGATCTGCTACGCTGTTGGCTCATTCAAGTAGGCTTACCTCAATATCGCTGGCGCACCTGGTTCAGTGAACAACAGATTTCAGCCCTGAATAGTGACAACTTACTCTGGGCGGAAGTAACCTCTTGGTACATGGGAATCAGTGCAGTAAAAGCTGGACATGGTGTCTTTTTATGTCCCAAGTTCATGGTACAAAGCGAATTAGACGAAGGCAGTTTAATACAAGCCTATCCTAAAGCCCTGAAAACGCCGATTGAGTTTTATCTTAGCTACGCCAAAAACTCACCACGTCATAAACGCATTCAAGCTTTCGTTAGCTGGCTTTTGGCGAAAGAAAACCAGTGTATTTGCTAATTTTTCTACTTAGGTAAAAGTTAAAAATTAGAAAGGTGCCGCCATCAAATCTTCTACCGTTTGATGTAATACTTGAAGAAACAATTCACGAGGTTTGTTAGGCTGACTGGTTTTCTTGCTGATCACAGCAACGCCCAGTGTGTAAGTCTTACTCTTGGGCGCTACTGCTAAAATATCGCCTCTATCCACATAAGTTTGGGCATATTGCTCAGGTAAAAATCCTATGTATTGACCAGACAGTATTAAGGCTAAGCGACTGTCATAAAAGTATGAAATAGCCGTCAGATTCATATGTGCTATTTGTTCACTAACGGCTTCATGCGGTTTTAAACCTGCATGAGTGGCTGGGTAAATATCTGCTTGTTCTGCTTGTTCTGTTTCAGATAAGGCCGCTAACGGATGATGCTTACCACAATACAAGTAGCAATCATCACTATACAAATGCACGTAATTCAAGCCATCTAATTTACGATGATATGGAATAAAGCCGATATCGGCTTCGTCGTTTAAAATCATTCTTTCAATGTTCGACATGGAAGCAACATTCGTTGCGATAGACACTTCTGAGGCTTGGTTACCAAAACGTTGAATAAGTTCGGGGAAATGACTACGCGGATCTAGACTCACTTTATCAGACAAAGCCAAGCGCAATTTGCCTGTCAAACTGGCGTTGAGGTTATTTACTGTGGTACGAAAGGCATCCAAAGATTCCAGTAGCTTTTCCGTCATTTCATAAATAATGACGCCTTCTTCCGTTAGAGAAAAACCGCCGCGCCCACGCTTACATAAAACAAGATTCAGTCGTGCTTCTAAATTCGAAATATGCAGGCTAATAGTCGAACGACCTATGTTCAATGAGGTTTCTGCTGCTGAAAAGCCACCACAGTCCACTACCGTCTTAAAGACTTTAAGCTGTTTGATCTCATAATCACCAACTTGCCCTAGTGAATAGTTTTTTGCACTCATTGCTTACCTCATATACCGGAATATATAACCATTGCGTCCAATGTCTGTATTATGACAAAGATCAAACTCGATATTTTACCAAGTAAGTTCGTTAAACCTCTAACTTTACATTGAATTATCCACCTTTCATCACATTCTAGCCTTGATACAGTAGAGGCAGTCAAATACAGGTATGGTTTTGTTGTTAGAAACAAGATATCGACTTAAGTATTTGCTTGGTTAACCTTAGAAATGATTTTTTGCCCTACGCAACTATTCATTTCATCCTTCCAGCACATTTTGAGCCTGACTATCTAATTTAGGTAGGCGGGCTTTTTTTATGTGAGTTGTATTTAAGCGCGGTTCAAGGGAGCTAGCCATGTCAATCGCATTATCAGTACGCCAAAAACTTATCGCTATCGTAGTCTTAGTTTCTGTCGGTTACGGCAGCTTTGGCGCCTACTCCATCTATAATCTCAGTAATATGTCAGTCGCCGCCAATAACGCCAGTGATTTAAGCACCTTAACAACGCAAGTCAAAAACATTGAAGTTGCTTTGTTAAAATTGGAACGTGATATCTCCACCCTTTCGACACAAAGCTTTGGACAAGTCAGACAAGATTTATTGCAAATCAAACAAACTACTGCGAATGGTTTTCAAATCAAACCAGGATTGATTGACCAACAGGGCAATGAGCTATTAGAACAAAGCCAAACCTTGCTACCAAACTACTTACATCTATTGGATAGCAATCTTAATGACTTGTCACAATTGGGATTGGACGATCAGTCAGGCGCATTAGGTCACTTAAATCAAACCGCAAACACATTAGAAGAAAAGTTCGGCTCTTTAGCCAGCTTTGCATCCAGTTTTAAAGAAGTGCGTAACAAAGAAAAAGACTTTTTGGCCTATCCAAGCCCTAACTATCGAACCAAGCTAATGAATAGCTTAAGTAACTTACAAGACACTGTTAATAATATAGGGTTTGGCGATGTTTTTAATACCGAAATAACGGCTTATGAAGAAGCTCTTAAGCCAGTAATTTCAATAGCCATCAGAATTAAGGCTCAACAAACACAACTTGCCAAATTAAGTCATGATTTCATCTCAATCATGGACAAGAGTGCAGATTATCTGCAAAACACCTTATTAGTAGCCGCACAGACCTATGCTACAAATACAGCACAAAAAGCTCGTAGCTCGATCATTATTACCAGCTTAGCATTAGCAGGCGTCATAGGTTTTATCCTAATCACAGTTATGCGCTCCCTAAATAAAAACTTAGCAGCGGTTTTGGCCATTCTTAAACAAGTTGCGCAAGGCAAGCTTAGTTCTAAAAGTCTGTCATTGTCGACCAGCAAACCCGACGAGTTTCAGCAGTTATCCATAGCATCTCAAACCATGTCTAATGAACTTCATCAATTAGTCGGGCATTTATTGACCAGCAATGAAAAGCTCATGTTAACGGCTGATGATTTGGAAGCAGGTGTACATTCCATTGTCAGTGGTAGCGATCGCATTCGTGATCGAAGTAATACCATGGCAGCTGCAACAGAAGAAATTTCTGCGACAGCAGATACTGTCAGAAACATGACTCAAGCTGTCGCACACGGCGCACAATTGGCTTATGAATCAGCCAGTAGCGGTGCCACCACAATGAAACAAGCCATGTCCAACATTAGTGAAGTCGCCGATGCTATTCAGCAAACCAACAGCAGAGTTGAACGCCTTGGTGCCTTATCCAAAGAAATCGATATGGTGATTGAGCTGATTGTTGGCGTCGCTGAGCAAACCAGTCTATTAGCTTTAAATGCTGCGATTGAAGCGGCTCGAGCGGGTGAAGCAGGAAGAGGTTTTGCGGTAGTGGCAGATGAAGTCAAAACCCTGTCCGAACAAACAGTGAGAGCATCAGGAGACATTACTGCAAAAGTGGAAAATATTCAGCGTGAGACACAAGCCGTTATCCATGCAATGAGTCTTAGCTTATCGCGTGTCGAACAAAGCAAACAGCAAGGAGATACTGCAGTAACCACCATTCAACAAATTGAACAAAATACCTTAGATGCTATGCAAAGCACCCAAGAAATTACTCAAGCAATTCATGAAGTGGCGTTAACCACCACCCAAATGGCACAAGATATGGATATTATTGCAAAAGAGATAGAGGACAATCATAACGTAACGGCATCCATTCAAGCTGGTAATAAAAATATCCACTTACAAACCC
The window above is part of the Marinomonas sp. THO17 genome. Proteins encoded here:
- a CDS encoding LysR family transcriptional regulator encodes the protein MSAKNYSLGQVGDYEIKQLKVFKTVVDCGGFSAAETSLNIGRSTISLHISNLEARLNLVLCKRGRGGFSLTEEGVIIYEMTEKLLESLDAFRTTVNNLNASLTGKLRLALSDKVSLDPRSHFPELIQRFGNQASEVSIATNVASMSNIERMILNDEADIGFIPYHRKLDGLNYVHLYSDDCYLYCGKHHPLAALSETEQAEQADIYPATHAGLKPHEAVSEQIAHMNLTAISYFYDSRLALILSGQYIGFLPEQYAQTYVDRGDILAVAPKSKTYTLGVAVISKKTSQPNKPRELFLQVLHQTVEDLMAAPF
- a CDS encoding methyl-accepting chemotaxis protein is translated as MSIALSVRQKLIAIVVLVSVGYGSFGAYSIYNLSNMSVAANNASDLSTLTTQVKNIEVALLKLERDISTLSTQSFGQVRQDLLQIKQTTANGFQIKPGLIDQQGNELLEQSQTLLPNYLHLLDSNLNDLSQLGLDDQSGALGHLNQTANTLEEKFGSLASFASSFKEVRNKEKDFLAYPSPNYRTKLMNSLSNLQDTVNNIGFGDVFNTEITAYEEALKPVISIAIRIKAQQTQLAKLSHDFISIMDKSADYLQNTLLVAAQTYATNTAQKARSSIIITSLALAGVIGFILITVMRSLNKNLAAVLAILKQVAQGKLSSKSLSLSTSKPDEFQQLSIASQTMSNELHQLVGHLLTSNEKLMLTADDLEAGVHSIVSGSDRIRDRSNTMAAATEEISATADTVRNMTQAVAHGAQLAYESASSGATTMKQAMSNISEVADAIQQTNSRVERLGALSKEIDMVIELIVGVAEQTSLLALNAAIEAARAGEAGRGFAVVADEVKTLSEQTVRASGDITAKVENIQRETQAVIHAMSLSLSRVEQSKQQGDTAVTTIQQIEQNTLDAMQSTQEITQAIHEVALTTTQMAQDMDIIAKEIEDNHNVTASIQAGNKNIHLQTQALAKQIQGFKLS
- a CDS encoding LysR substrate-binding domain-containing protein, with the protein product MSHRVTHLKASHYFSVASQTLSYTKAAEQLSVSQAAVSQQIRLLEEYLGVSLFYRVGREMRLTVHGQELARHLTQAFEHVSNGLESVKLEPLEGTLRVSGLQSFVSLCLMPKLWRFSDLYPGVNVKLFSSDEREDIHSGKVDVIIDNHINTDDNADQDLLVSSEVIPVFSPELAARIKVKQPTDLLRCWLIQVGLPQYRWRTWFSEQQISALNSDNLLWAEVTSWYMGISAVKAGHGVFLCPKFMVQSELDEGSLIQAYPKALKTPIEFYLSYAKNSPRHKRIQAFVSWLLAKENQCIC